A window of the Nocardia sp. NBC_01329 genome harbors these coding sequences:
- a CDS encoding APC family permease, which translates to MSKLTTATKRLVLGRPFRSDSLGHTLLPKRIALPVFASDAMSSVAYAPEEIFLVLSVSGLAGYAYAPWLGLAVAVVLVIVVTSYRQNVHAYPSGGGDFEVVTTNLGATAGLTVGSALLVDYVLTVAVSISSAASTIGSAIPFIATHKVLFAVAAIALITAMNLRGVRESGRLFALLSYAFLFGMFTMLVWGLIRIFVLDHEVRAESASFELRAEDEHLAGLALIFLLARAFSSGCAALTGVEAISNGVPAFRKPKSRNAATTLLMLGAIAIVLLLGMIVLARQAHVVFAERPEQLVGAPEGYHQKTLIAQIAHAVFSGFTPGFYFVAVVTSVILVLAANTAFNGFPVLGSVLAQARFLPRQLHTRGDRLAFSNGILFLAIGAIAFVIAFDAEVTRLIQLYIIGVFVSFTLSQTGMLRHWSRLLSRETDPIERRRMIRSRAINALGLVATGAVLVIVLITKFFAGAWIAIVTMAVIFVIMKMIHHHYNSVARELEEHEWDGVLPSRTHSIVLVSKLHLPTRRALAYARAGRPDTLEAITVNVDEDDTRALVRDWENSDNPVPLKVIESPYREITKPVLDYVKRVRKDAPRDVVTVFIPEYVVGHWWEQVLHNQSALRLKGRLLFEPGVMVTSVPWQLSSSARARVAGEPAAPGAVRRGYGDNG; encoded by the coding sequence GTGTCGAAGTTGACGACCGCCACCAAGCGTCTTGTGCTGGGGCGGCCATTCCGTAGTGACTCCCTGGGCCACACCCTGCTGCCGAAACGAATCGCGCTGCCGGTGTTCGCCTCGGACGCGATGTCCTCGGTCGCGTACGCGCCCGAGGAGATCTTCCTCGTGCTGTCGGTGTCCGGACTCGCCGGTTACGCCTACGCTCCGTGGCTCGGATTGGCCGTCGCGGTCGTGCTGGTCATCGTGGTCACCAGCTATCGCCAGAACGTGCACGCCTACCCGTCGGGCGGCGGTGATTTCGAGGTGGTCACCACCAATCTCGGCGCCACGGCCGGTTTGACGGTCGGCAGTGCCCTGCTGGTGGACTACGTCCTGACCGTCGCGGTCTCGATATCGTCGGCCGCGTCGACGATCGGTTCGGCGATCCCGTTCATCGCCACCCACAAGGTGTTGTTCGCGGTGGCCGCCATCGCGTTGATCACCGCGATGAACCTGCGCGGGGTGCGTGAGTCCGGGCGGTTGTTCGCACTGCTGTCGTATGCCTTCCTGTTCGGGATGTTCACCATGCTGGTGTGGGGGCTGATCCGGATCTTCGTTCTGGACCACGAAGTGCGCGCCGAATCGGCATCCTTCGAACTGCGTGCCGAGGACGAACATCTGGCCGGCTTGGCGCTGATCTTCTTGCTCGCGCGCGCCTTCTCTTCCGGATGTGCGGCGCTCACCGGTGTCGAGGCGATCAGCAATGGGGTTCCGGCGTTCCGGAAACCCAAATCACGTAATGCCGCGACCACACTGCTGATGCTGGGTGCGATCGCCATCGTGTTGCTGCTCGGCATGATCGTGCTCGCCCGGCAGGCGCATGTGGTGTTCGCCGAGCGTCCCGAACAACTCGTCGGCGCACCGGAGGGATACCACCAGAAAACGCTGATCGCGCAGATCGCGCATGCGGTTTTCAGTGGTTTCACCCCGGGCTTCTACTTCGTCGCCGTCGTGACCTCGGTCATCCTGGTGCTCGCCGCCAATACCGCCTTCAACGGGTTCCCGGTCCTCGGCTCGGTCCTGGCGCAGGCCCGGTTCCTGCCCCGCCAGCTGCACACTCGCGGGGACCGGCTCGCGTTCAGCAACGGGATATTGTTCCTGGCCATCGGCGCGATCGCGTTCGTCATCGCCTTCGACGCGGAAGTGACCCGGCTGATCCAGCTCTACATCATCGGCGTCTTCGTCTCGTTCACTCTGAGCCAGACCGGCATGCTGCGGCACTGGTCCCGGTTGCTGAGCAGGGAGACCGATCCGATCGAACGCCGCCGGATGATCCGCTCCCGGGCCATCAACGCGCTCGGGCTGGTGGCCACCGGCGCCGTGCTGGTGATCGTGCTGATCACGAAATTCTTCGCCGGCGCCTGGATCGCGATCGTGACCATGGCGGTGATCTTCGTGATCATGAAGATGATCCACCACCACTACAACTCGGTAGCGCGGGAACTCGAGGAACACGAATGGGACGGCGTGCTCCCGAGCCGCACCCATTCGATCGTTCTCGTGTCGAAGCTGCATCTCCCGACGCGCCGGGCCCTGGCCTACGCCCGGGCCGGGCGGCCGGACACGCTGGAGGCGATCACGGTGAACGTCGACGAGGACGACACCCGCGCGCTCGTACGGGACTGGGAGAACAGCGACAATCCGGTTCCGCTGAAGGTGATCGAATCGCCTTACCGCGAGATCACCAAACCGGTGCTCGACTACGTGAAGCGGGTGCGCAAGGACGCGCCGCGCGATGTGGTGACGGTCTTCATCCCCGAATACGTGGTGGGGCACTGGTGGGAGCAGGTACTGCACAATCAGAGCGCGCTGCGGTTGAAGGGCCGGTTGTTGTTCGAACCGGGTGTGATGGTGACCAGCGTGCCGTGGCAGCTCAGTTCCTCGGCTCGCGCCCGGGTGGCGGGCGAACCCGCGGCGCCGGGAGCGGTACGTCGCGGATATGGAGACAACGGGTGA
- a CDS encoding SIMPL domain-containing protein, producing MTQPQAGTVTVFGYGTVRAAPDSIVLTVGVECRASTVSLAYDRAGRSVTALTAALREDGVPASDIGTGMLSVRSDTAWQDGTSRVIGYIASSTLTVNLSATADPARPAPSEIVAHAVAAGGDDARLGGLRHTFADRERLLERARDAAWDNALDKARQYARRAARELGPVLEITEHTSAPPPQQPADPGGIRMVAASAPAAVPIESGEAEVTATLRATWQLT from the coding sequence ATGACCCAGCCGCAGGCCGGGACGGTGACCGTATTCGGGTACGGCACTGTGCGCGCCGCCCCCGACTCGATCGTGCTGACAGTCGGCGTCGAATGCCGCGCGAGCACCGTGAGCCTGGCCTACGACCGAGCAGGCCGGAGTGTGACGGCGCTGACGGCCGCACTCCGCGAGGACGGCGTCCCGGCCTCCGATATCGGTACCGGCATGCTGTCGGTGCGGTCGGATACCGCCTGGCAGGACGGCACCTCGCGGGTGATCGGTTATATCGCGTCCAGCACGCTCACGGTCAACCTCTCGGCCACGGCCGATCCGGCACGGCCGGCTCCGTCGGAGATCGTGGCCCATGCCGTGGCGGCGGGCGGTGACGACGCGCGGCTGGGCGGTCTGCGGCACACTTTCGCCGACCGGGAGCGGCTGCTGGAGCGCGCCCGGGACGCCGCGTGGGACAACGCGCTCGACAAGGCCCGGCAGTACGCGCGCCGCGCCGCTCGCGAACTGGGGCCCGTGCTCGAGATCACCGAACACACCAGCGCCCCGCCGCCGCAACAGCCCGCCGACCCCGGCGGTATCCGGATGGTCGCCGCGTCCGCCCCGGCGGCGGTGCCGATCGAATCCGGCGAAGCCGAGGTCACCGCCACGCTGCGCGCCACCTGGCAACTGACGTAG
- a CDS encoding potassium channel family protein, whose product MKVAIAGAGAVGRSIARELLRSGHNVMLLERQLDHIDRDSVPEAIWVHADACELALLEDAGLEDYEVVIAATGDDKANLVHSLLAKTEFGVRRVVARVNDPRNEWLFDDSWGVDVAVSTPRLLASLVEEAVSVGDLVRLMTLRQGQANLVELTLPPDTTLAGKPVRSLKLPRDSALVTILRGGRVIVPQPDDPFEGDDELLFVVSATAEEELRAVLAPHGMEPTSGHTTGLTPAQDAEY is encoded by the coding sequence ATGAAAGTGGCCATTGCCGGAGCCGGGGCCGTCGGCCGCTCCATCGCTCGCGAACTACTGCGTTCGGGACACAATGTGATGTTGCTCGAACGCCAGCTCGACCATATCGACCGTGATTCGGTGCCCGAAGCGATCTGGGTACATGCCGACGCCTGCGAACTCGCGCTGCTCGAGGACGCCGGTCTGGAGGACTACGAGGTGGTCATCGCCGCAACAGGCGACGACAAGGCCAATCTCGTGCACAGCCTGCTGGCGAAAACCGAGTTCGGTGTCCGCCGGGTGGTCGCGCGGGTCAACGATCCACGCAACGAATGGCTGTTCGACGATTCGTGGGGGGTCGATGTGGCTGTCTCCACCCCACGCCTGCTCGCCTCCCTCGTAGAGGAAGCGGTGTCGGTGGGTGATCTCGTCCGGTTGATGACCTTGCGGCAGGGCCAGGCCAACCTGGTCGAACTCACGCTGCCGCCGGATACGACGCTGGCCGGGAAGCCGGTACGCAGCCTGAAACTGCCGCGTGATTCCGCGCTGGTCACCATCCTGCGCGGCGGCCGGGTCATCGTGCCGCAGCCCGACGACCCGTTCGAGGGCGACGACGAACTGCTGTTCGTGGTTTCCGCGACCGCCGAGGAGGAACTGCGCGCGGTGCTGGCCCCGCACGGTATGGAGCCGACGAGTGGCCACACCACGGGTCTGACGCCGGCTCAGGACGCCGAATACTGA
- a CDS encoding potassium channel family protein encodes MYVVIMGCGRVGASLARALVRIGHEVAVIDRNPDAFRRLGADFPGEQVVGVGFDRDVLRRAGIERAGAFAAVSSGDNSNIISARVAREMFGIERVVARIYDAKRAAVYERLGIPTIATVPWTTDRFLHTLIGDAGTTTWRDPTGTVAVAQLLLHEDWYGRTVSELEDATGARVAFVIRFGQGNLPDARTVVQADDIVYVAATSGSAGEAVALAAKPPADKD; translated from the coding sequence GTGTACGTGGTGATCATGGGATGCGGCCGGGTGGGGGCGTCGCTGGCCCGTGCCCTGGTCCGGATAGGTCACGAGGTCGCCGTGATCGACCGCAACCCCGACGCGTTCCGGCGGTTGGGCGCGGATTTCCCCGGTGAGCAGGTCGTGGGCGTCGGTTTCGACCGCGATGTACTGCGCCGGGCGGGCATCGAACGGGCCGGCGCCTTCGCGGCGGTCTCCTCGGGTGACAACTCCAACATCATCTCCGCCCGGGTGGCGCGGGAGATGTTCGGTATCGAGCGGGTGGTCGCCCGCATCTACGACGCCAAACGGGCGGCCGTCTACGAGCGGCTCGGAATCCCGACCATCGCGACAGTTCCCTGGACGACCGACCGGTTCCTGCACACCCTCATCGGCGACGCGGGCACCACCACGTGGCGGGATCCCACGGGGACCGTGGCCGTCGCCCAACTCCTCCTGCACGAGGACTGGTACGGGCGCACGGTCAGCGAACTCGAGGACGCCACCGGCGCGCGGGTAGCGTTCGTCATCCGGTTCGGGCAGGGCAACCTGCCGGACGCCAGAACCGTCGTCCAGGCCGACGATATCGTGTACGTGGCCGCCACCTCCGGTTCCGCAGGTGAGGCCGTCGCGCTGGCCGCGAAACCTCCAGCCGACAAGGACTGA
- a CDS encoding class I SAM-dependent RNA methyltransferase, whose amino-acid sequence MSSWRDRVLSVRLGQPGHGGFCVARHEGRVMFVRHGLPGELVRARVTEDRGGSFCRADAVEIVEPSPDRVPAGCPVSGPGGAGCCDFSYATASAQRRLKAAVVAEQLSRITGIERAVDVEPITGSGDDTGGWRTRIRLAVDAAGRAGVHRYRSTGVLTDLRCPQPVPGALDGIDSSRWTPGAELVIAIDDTGARHIVEIAPPETGRRGGRSGPGGRADRRAGGSRGPRSGSDRAAAAGTEPGTPGAQRRRTAARRAAARTDRDEWVVEGSGRAVQYVSGRRWEVSAAGFWQAHRGAAQCYSDIVAEWADPGTGATAWDLYSGAGVFAARLAEQVGSTGAVLALESASAAVADGKAALADLPWLELRTGRVEAWTAGHRGARPRAVVLDPPRAGAGKSVVHAVTAAEPDRIVHIGCDPASFARDLRLYLEAGYALSALRAFDAFPATHHVECLALLER is encoded by the coding sequence ATGAGTTCCTGGCGTGATCGTGTGCTCTCGGTACGGCTCGGACAACCGGGACACGGAGGATTCTGTGTGGCCCGCCACGAGGGCCGGGTGATGTTCGTGCGGCACGGCCTGCCCGGCGAACTGGTGCGGGCCCGGGTCACCGAGGATCGGGGCGGCTCGTTCTGCCGGGCCGATGCCGTGGAGATCGTCGAGCCTTCACCGGACCGAGTGCCGGCCGGCTGTCCGGTATCGGGGCCGGGCGGGGCGGGGTGCTGTGATTTCTCCTACGCCACCGCGTCGGCGCAGCGCCGCCTCAAAGCCGCGGTGGTGGCCGAGCAACTGAGCCGGATCACCGGAATCGAGCGCGCGGTCGACGTGGAACCCATCACCGGATCCGGTGACGATACCGGCGGCTGGCGGACCCGGATCAGGCTGGCGGTGGACGCCGCGGGCAGGGCAGGCGTGCACCGCTACCGCAGCACCGGTGTGCTGACCGATCTGCGCTGCCCGCAGCCGGTGCCGGGAGCCCTGGACGGTATCGATTCGAGCCGTTGGACACCCGGTGCGGAGCTGGTGATCGCGATCGATGACACCGGAGCCCGGCATATCGTCGAAATCGCCCCACCGGAGACCGGTCGCCGCGGCGGCCGGTCCGGGCCGGGTGGCCGCGCGGACAGGAGGGCGGGCGGCTCGCGTGGGCCGCGGTCCGGCTCCGATCGCGCGGCCGCGGCGGGCACGGAGCCGGGGACACCGGGTGCGCAACGCCGTCGCACTGCGGCCCGGCGGGCCGCCGCCCGTACCGACCGCGACGAATGGGTGGTCGAGGGTAGCGGCCGGGCCGTTCAGTACGTGTCGGGCCGTCGCTGGGAGGTTTCCGCGGCAGGGTTCTGGCAGGCGCATCGCGGTGCCGCACAATGCTATTCGGATATCGTCGCCGAGTGGGCCGATCCGGGAACCGGCGCGACCGCCTGGGATCTGTACAGCGGCGCGGGGGTCTTCGCGGCGCGGCTTGCCGAACAGGTCGGATCCACCGGCGCGGTGCTTGCCCTGGAATCCGCGTCGGCCGCGGTCGCCGATGGGAAAGCCGCCCTCGCGGACCTGCCGTGGCTGGAACTCCGGACCGGCCGGGTCGAAGCGTGGACCGCCGGGCACCGCGGGGCGCGGCCGCGGGCCGTCGTGCTCGATCCGCCGCGGGCCGGCGCGGGCAAATCCGTGGTGCACGCTGTGACCGCCGCCGAACCGGACCGGATCGTGCACATCGGTTGCGATCCGGCGTCGTTCGCTCGCGATCTGCGCCTCTACCTGGAGGCCGGATACGCGCTGAGCGCGCTGCGCGCCTTCGATGCCTTCCCCGCCACCCATCACGTGGAATGCCTTGCGCTCCTGGAACGCTGA
- a CDS encoding ribonuclease D, whose translation MPVVEEPEHLSGDHPDGGTGLPPASDPGPRGVAADTASDSDTAESTAVPLLVPADGIPPVCRTAEAVAAAAEHLAAGTGPLAVDAERASGFRYSSRAYLIQLRRAGTGTVLIDPIPVADALQPLAEAINGLEWILHSADQDLPGLAELGLRPAALFDTELGGRLAGFPRVGLAAMVEQLLGRALRKGHGAADWSTRPLPEAWLNYAALDVELLIELRSAVAASLADQGKTEWAAQEFEHIRLLEPSAPKPDRWRRTSGIHTLRRARQLAIVRELWTTRDALARGRDIAPSRILPDSAIIAAAKADPASIGQLRELPVFGGPRQRRYSREWLGAVERARLLPDEELPRMSQPYDGPPPVNRWERRDPVAAARLARARAVMTRISERVAVPVENLISPDLVRRLCWDGLPDYRSDQDTTGGVSAAVEGFLETHGARPWQRELAAEPLAAALADPSED comes from the coding sequence ATGCCGGTAGTAGAGGAGCCCGAACACCTGTCCGGTGACCACCCGGATGGTGGCACCGGCCTGCCTCCGGCGTCCGATCCGGGGCCACGGGGCGTCGCTGCCGATACGGCGTCCGATTCCGATACGGCCGAGTCCACGGCCGTCCCGCTGCTGGTTCCCGCCGACGGTATCCCCCCGGTCTGCCGAACCGCCGAGGCCGTGGCGGCGGCCGCCGAGCATCTCGCCGCCGGTACCGGGCCGCTGGCAGTGGACGCCGAACGCGCCTCGGGTTTCCGATACTCGTCGCGGGCATATCTCATCCAGTTGCGCCGCGCGGGCACGGGCACGGTGCTCATCGATCCGATACCGGTCGCCGACGCACTGCAGCCGCTGGCCGAGGCGATCAACGGCCTGGAATGGATTCTGCATTCGGCTGACCAGGATCTGCCCGGCCTGGCCGAGCTGGGGCTGCGCCCGGCGGCGCTGTTCGATACCGAGCTGGGGGGGCGCCTGGCCGGATTTCCCCGGGTCGGGCTGGCGGCCATGGTCGAGCAGTTGCTCGGCCGGGCATTGCGCAAGGGTCACGGCGCCGCGGATTGGTCCACCCGGCCGCTCCCGGAGGCCTGGCTCAATTATGCCGCCCTGGATGTGGAACTACTGATAGAGCTGCGTTCGGCAGTGGCCGCGTCGCTGGCCGATCAGGGAAAGACCGAGTGGGCGGCACAGGAATTCGAACATATCCGGCTTCTCGAGCCCTCCGCACCGAAACCGGACCGCTGGCGGCGCACCTCCGGTATCCATACGCTGCGCCGGGCTCGCCAGCTGGCGATCGTGCGTGAGCTGTGGACCACCCGCGACGCCCTGGCGCGCGGCCGGGATATCGCACCGTCGCGGATACTCCCGGATTCCGCGATCATCGCCGCCGCGAAGGCCGACCCCGCATCCATCGGACAGTTGCGGGAACTACCGGTCTTCGGCGGCCCGCGTCAGCGCCGCTACTCCCGGGAATGGCTCGGCGCGGTAGAACGCGCCCGGCTGTTGCCGGACGAGGAGCTGCCCCGGATGAGCCAGCCGTACGACGGCCCGCCCCCGGTGAACCGCTGGGAACGCCGCGATCCCGTGGCCGCGGCCCGGCTGGCTCGGGCTCGCGCGGTGATGACCCGGATATCCGAGCGGGTGGCGGTGCCGGTGGAGAATCTGATCTCCCCCGATCTGGTGCGCCGACTGTGCTGGGATGGCCTGCCCGATTACCGCAGCGACCAGGACACGACCGGCGGGGTTTCCGCGGCCGTCGAAGGTTTCCTGGAAACTCACGGTGCCCGGCCCTGGCAGCGGGAACTCGCCGCCGAGCCGCTCGCGGCCGCGCTGGCGGACCCGTCCGAGGACTGA
- a CDS encoding DUF3000 domain-containing protein: MGAASVHPRIELSPTRPPQRLAPYSYALGAEVIHEDSPVVPIDSDGDAFGRLILLHDPNGDDAWHGVFRLVAYIQADIDGALAADPLLPEVAWSWLVDALESREGPFTALGGTVTSTSSVRYGDIAGPPRAHQLELRASWTARTTEMRPHVEAFGEVLAYAAGLPPAGITDLRPSPATDTDRG; this comes from the coding sequence ATGGGCGCCGCGTCCGTGCACCCGCGGATCGAGCTGTCCCCGACCCGTCCGCCGCAGCGTCTCGCCCCCTACTCCTACGCGCTCGGCGCCGAGGTGATCCACGAGGACTCGCCCGTCGTGCCGATCGATTCCGACGGGGACGCTTTCGGGCGCCTTATCCTCCTCCACGACCCCAACGGCGACGACGCCTGGCACGGCGTATTCCGCCTGGTCGCCTATATCCAGGCCGATATCGACGGAGCCCTGGCCGCCGACCCGCTGTTACCCGAGGTCGCCTGGAGCTGGCTGGTGGACGCCCTGGAATCCAGGGAGGGACCGTTCACCGCGCTCGGCGGAACGGTGACATCCACCAGTTCGGTGCGCTACGGCGATATCGCCGGTCCACCGCGCGCGCATCAACTGGAACTGCGCGCATCGTGGACCGCCCGCACCACCGAGATGCGGCCCCATGTGGAGGCGTTCGGCGAAGTCCTGGCCTACGCGGCGGGTCTGCCGCCGGCCGGGATCACCGATCTGCGCCCCTCCCCGGCCACCGATACCGACCGTGGTTGA
- the shbA gene encoding RNA polymerase sigma factor ShbA has protein sequence MRTEQHAITRPERGYEHPVRSQSRRVSAELEILVPAAAAGDPAAVAEILRLIQPPVQRYCRTRLGNATHLHVTADDVAQEVLMATVQAIGRYRDQGKSFLAFVYGIAANKVSDAFRGAQVHPAYPVAEFPEAVSTAAGPEERALAAERGDLARELMQQLNPVHRKVLVMRIVLGWSAAETAAAIGTTPGVVRVMQYRALNKLRSRAAQPVAA, from the coding sequence ATGCGAACCGAGCAGCACGCGATCACACGCCCGGAGCGGGGGTACGAGCATCCGGTACGGTCCCAGAGCCGCCGGGTATCCGCGGAACTGGAAATCCTCGTCCCGGCGGCGGCCGCGGGCGACCCCGCGGCTGTGGCCGAGATCCTGCGACTGATCCAGCCCCCGGTGCAGCGCTACTGCCGGACCCGCCTCGGTAACGCGACCCATCTGCACGTCACCGCCGACGATGTGGCGCAGGAGGTGCTGATGGCGACGGTGCAGGCGATCGGGCGCTACCGGGATCAGGGGAAATCGTTCCTCGCGTTCGTGTACGGGATCGCGGCGAACAAGGTGTCCGATGCCTTCCGGGGTGCACAGGTCCACCCGGCCTACCCTGTGGCCGAGTTTCCCGAAGCGGTGTCGACCGCGGCCGGCCCGGAGGAGCGGGCACTGGCCGCCGAACGTGGGGACCTGGCCCGTGAACTGATGCAGCAGCTCAACCCCGTGCACCGCAAGGTGCTGGTGATGCGGATCGTGCTGGGCTGGAGCGCTGCCGAGACCGCAGCGGCGATCGGCACCACCCCCGGCGTCGTCCGGGTCATGCAGTATCGGGCGCTGAACAAACTGCGTTCACGCGCCGCGCAGCCGGTCGCCGCCTGA
- the dxs gene encoding 1-deoxy-D-xylulose-5-phosphate synthase, with protein sequence MGVLSRVDTPEDVRRLSAPQLRELAAEIREFLVHKVAVTGGHLGPNLGVVELTLALHRVFDSPADPLLFDTGHQAYVHKIVTGRKDRFDTLRRKDGLSGYPSRSESEHDWVESSHASASLSYADGLAKAFALTGQDRHVVAVVGDGALTGGMCWEALNNIAAAKDRRVVIVVNDNGRSYAPTIGGLADRLTALRTQPVYEHMLDTGRRFLKSIPGVGDSAYSMVHAVKAGIKDAVSPQELFSDLGLKYVGPVDGHDLIALESALRHAKDFGGPVVVHAVTQKGHGYEPAENHEADQMHACGPIDPLTGESVSTGTAVSWTSVFSKELIAHAERREDIVAITAAMPGPTGLSAFGDRFPDRLFDVGIAEQHALASASGLALGGLHPVVAIYSTFLNRAFDQLLMDVALLKQPVTLVLDRAGITGADGASHNGMWDLSLLGIVPGMRVAAPRDAATLAEELAEALAVSDGPTALRFPKDSVGAEIRAMERLDGVDVLWLPDREGPSAQAQRGDVLLVAIGALVPAALQAAELLEADGITATVIDPRWVLPVSDTVVKLAENYRLVVTLEDSGLHGGIGATVSARLRASGLDVPARDIGIPQEFLEHGSIAQVRQELGLTAPDIARRVTGWLDAP encoded by the coding sequence GTGGGAGTGCTTTCCCGGGTCGATACGCCCGAAGACGTGCGTCGGCTCTCGGCACCGCAACTGCGGGAGCTGGCGGCCGAGATCCGCGAGTTCCTGGTGCACAAGGTCGCCGTCACCGGCGGCCACCTGGGGCCCAACCTCGGGGTGGTGGAACTCACCCTCGCCCTGCACCGGGTTTTCGATTCGCCCGCCGACCCGTTGCTCTTCGACACCGGGCATCAGGCCTACGTGCACAAGATCGTGACCGGTCGTAAGGACCGCTTCGACACCCTGCGCCGAAAGGACGGGCTGTCGGGCTACCCGAGCCGCTCCGAGAGCGAGCACGATTGGGTGGAGTCGTCGCACGCCTCGGCCTCACTGTCCTATGCCGACGGCTTGGCCAAGGCGTTCGCGCTCACCGGGCAGGACCGTCATGTCGTGGCCGTGGTCGGTGACGGCGCGCTCACCGGCGGTATGTGCTGGGAGGCGTTGAACAATATCGCCGCCGCGAAGGACCGTCGGGTGGTCATCGTGGTCAACGACAACGGCCGCTCCTACGCGCCGACCATCGGCGGGCTGGCCGATCGGCTGACGGCGCTGCGTACCCAGCCGGTGTACGAGCATATGCTCGACACGGGCCGCCGCTTCCTGAAAAGCATTCCGGGCGTCGGTGATTCCGCGTATTCGATGGTGCACGCCGTGAAGGCCGGGATCAAGGACGCGGTGAGTCCGCAGGAGCTATTCAGCGATCTCGGGCTCAAATACGTGGGCCCGGTCGACGGCCACGATCTCATCGCCCTCGAGTCGGCGCTGCGGCACGCCAAGGATTTCGGTGGTCCGGTGGTCGTGCACGCGGTTACCCAGAAGGGGCACGGCTACGAACCGGCCGAGAACCACGAGGCCGATCAGATGCACGCCTGCGGACCCATCGACCCGCTCACCGGCGAATCCGTGAGCACCGGGACTGCGGTCAGCTGGACCTCGGTGTTCTCCAAGGAACTCATCGCCCATGCCGAGCGCCGCGAGGACATTGTCGCGATCACCGCGGCCATGCCGGGGCCGACGGGGTTGTCCGCGTTCGGTGACCGTTTCCCGGACCGGCTCTTCGATGTCGGTATCGCCGAACAGCACGCACTGGCCTCGGCGTCGGGACTCGCGCTCGGCGGGCTGCATCCGGTGGTTGCCATCTACTCGACCTTTCTCAACCGCGCCTTCGATCAGCTGCTGATGGATGTGGCGCTGCTGAAACAGCCGGTCACCCTGGTACTCGATCGCGCCGGTATCACCGGCGCCGACGGTGCCAGCCACAACGGTATGTGGGATCTGTCGCTGCTCGGCATCGTGCCCGGGATGCGGGTCGCCGCGCCGCGCGACGCCGCGACCCTGGCCGAGGAACTGGCCGAGGCGCTGGCTGTGAGCGACGGTCCGACCGCGTTGCGGTTCCCCAAGGACAGTGTGGGCGCCGAGATCCGGGCGATGGAACGGCTCGACGGTGTGGATGTGCTGTGGCTGCCGGACCGGGAGGGCCCTTCGGCACAGGCCCAGCGCGGCGATGTGCTGCTCGTGGCCATCGGCGCGTTGGTACCGGCCGCGCTGCAGGCTGCGGAGCTGCTGGAGGCCGACGGAATCACCGCGACGGTCATCGATCCGCGCTGGGTGCTGCCGGTCTCCGATACCGTCGTCAAACTGGCCGAGAACTACCGCCTGGTGGTGACGCTGGAAGACAGCGGTCTGCACGGCGGAATCGGGGCGACCGTGTCGGCTCGGCTGCGGGCCTCGGGTCTGGACGTACCCGCGCGCGATATCGGCATCCCGCAGGAATTCCTCGAGCACGGCAGCATCGCCCAGGTACGGCAGGAACTCGGTCTCACCGCCCCCGATATCGCCCGCCGGGTCACCGGCTGGCTGGATGCGCCCTGA